One stretch of Chryseobacterium fluminis DNA includes these proteins:
- a CDS encoding thiolase family protein: MKTAYIVKGFRTAVGKAPKGSLRFTRPDVMAATVIEKLMAELPQLDKNRIDDLIVGNAMPEAEQGLNVARLISLMGLNTDKVPGVTVNRYCASGSEAIAIASAKIQAGMADCIIAGGTESMSYIPMGGYKPVPETDIAKTNPDYYWGMGYTAEEVAKQYNITREEQDQFAFESHTKALKANQEGRFASQIVPIPVEYNFLDENQKMQTKKFDFSVDEGPRADTSLQGLAKLRPVFANGGSVTAGNSSQMSDGAAFVMVMSEEMVKELGLQPEARLVAYAAAGLEPRIMGMGPIYAIPKALKQAGLELKDIELIELNEAFASQSVAIKKELNLNPDILNVNGGAIALGHPLGCTGTKLTVQLLDEMRKRGNRYGMVSMCVGTGQGAASIFELL; this comes from the coding sequence ATGAAAACAGCATATATAGTAAAAGGATTCAGAACGGCCGTCGGAAAAGCTCCGAAGGGAAGTTTAAGATTCACAAGACCAGATGTAATGGCAGCCACCGTGATTGAAAAATTAATGGCTGAACTTCCGCAACTGGATAAAAACAGGATCGATGACCTCATCGTTGGGAATGCGATGCCGGAAGCAGAACAGGGCTTAAATGTAGCCCGTTTAATTTCCCTGATGGGATTGAATACCGATAAAGTTCCCGGAGTTACGGTTAACAGATACTGCGCATCCGGAAGTGAGGCGATTGCGATCGCTTCTGCAAAAATTCAGGCCGGAATGGCGGATTGTATCATTGCAGGAGGAACAGAATCGATGTCCTACATTCCGATGGGTGGTTACAAACCGGTTCCTGAAACCGATATTGCAAAAACCAACCCTGATTATTACTGGGGAATGGGTTACACGGCGGAAGAAGTAGCCAAACAATACAACATCACAAGAGAAGAACAGGATCAGTTTGCTTTTGAATCTCATACGAAAGCCTTAAAAGCGAATCAGGAAGGTAGATTTGCCAGCCAGATCGTGCCAATTCCTGTAGAATACAACTTCCTGGATGAAAACCAGAAAATGCAGACTAAAAAGTTTGACTTTTCGGTAGATGAAGGTCCGAGAGCAGATACTTCTCTACAGGGTTTAGCCAAATTAAGACCTGTCTTCGCCAATGGGGGAAGCGTAACGGCCGGGAACTCTTCTCAAATGAGTGACGGTGCCGCATTCGTGATGGTGATGAGTGAAGAAATGGTTAAAGAATTAGGGCTTCAGCCTGAAGCAAGACTGGTCGCGTATGCAGCAGCGGGTCTTGAGCCACGAATTATGGGAATGGGACCTATTTATGCCATTCCGAAAGCCTTAAAACAGGCCGGTTTAGAATTAAAAGATATCGAATTGATCGAACTGAATGAAGCCTTCGCCTCACAATCAGTGGCCATCAAAAAAGAATTAAACTTAAATCCCGACATTTTAAATGTCAACGGAGGCGCCATCGCGCTGGGTCACCCGCTGGGATGCACCGGAACCAAATTAACCGTTCAGCTCCTTGACGAAATGCGAAAACGCGGAAACAGGTACGGAATGGTTTCCATGTGCGTGGGGACGGGCCAGGGAGCAGCGAGTATTTTTGAACTACTTTAA
- a CDS encoding acyl-CoA dehydrogenase family protein: MSNILKGGEFLIREIPANEIFSLEELSEEQKMLRDSAKEFIDREVIPHHDRFEKKDYALTEETMRKLGEMGLLGITVPEEYGGLGMGFVSTMLACDYVSGGNGSLATAYGAHTGIGTLPTLLYGSEELKKKYLPDLATGTKFGAYCLTEPDAGSDANSGKTRAKLSEDGKHYIINGQKMWISNAGFADTFTLFAKIDDDKNITGFVINRSELENPESLTFGEEEHKLGIRSSSTRQVFFNDMKVPVENMLGERNNGFKIALNALNVGRIKLAAANLDGQRRILNHSIQYSNERKQFGVSISTFGAIRKKIAEMATGVFVSEAGSYRLAKNVEDKIAELVAGGMDHQQAELKGVEEFAVEASILKVFVSDLTQNTADEGIQIYGGMGFSEDTPMEAAWRDARIGRIYEGTNEINRLLAVGMLIKRAMKGELDLLSPAMAVSKELMGIPSFEVPDYSEFMSEEKAIIANLKKVFLMVSGAALQKYMMDIEKQQHLLLNASEILNQIYMAESAVLRAEKHFSAGSVEAAMAQLNLYKAIEKIISSAKEGIVSFAEGDEQRMMLSGLRRFTKYTNHPNVVALTEKVAAHYIGKGAY; the protein is encoded by the coding sequence ATGAGCAATATATTGAAGGGAGGGGAATTCCTGATCAGAGAAATTCCTGCAAACGAAATTTTCAGTCTTGAAGAACTGAGCGAAGAACAGAAAATGCTTCGCGATTCTGCGAAAGAATTTATTGACAGAGAAGTAATCCCGCACCACGACCGTTTCGAAAAGAAAGATTATGCTTTAACGGAAGAGACCATGCGTAAATTGGGAGAAATGGGGCTGCTGGGAATCACAGTTCCTGAAGAGTACGGCGGTCTTGGAATGGGATTCGTGAGTACGATGCTGGCCTGTGATTACGTTTCAGGAGGAAACGGTTCACTGGCAACGGCGTATGGAGCGCATACCGGGATCGGAACCTTACCTACGCTGCTGTACGGAAGTGAAGAACTGAAAAAGAAATACCTTCCGGATTTAGCGACCGGAACAAAATTCGGGGCGTATTGCCTTACGGAGCCGGACGCAGGTTCTGATGCCAACTCCGGAAAAACGAGAGCAAAACTTTCTGAGGACGGAAAGCATTATATCATCAACGGACAGAAAATGTGGATCTCCAATGCAGGTTTTGCAGATACCTTCACACTGTTTGCCAAAATTGATGATGACAAAAACATCACAGGATTTGTCATCAACCGCTCAGAGCTTGAAAATCCTGAAAGCTTAACTTTCGGCGAAGAGGAGCATAAATTAGGGATCCGCTCTTCTTCCACGCGCCAGGTTTTCTTTAATGATATGAAGGTTCCTGTAGAAAACATGCTGGGTGAAAGAAATAATGGTTTTAAAATCGCTTTGAATGCCTTAAATGTCGGAAGAATTAAATTGGCGGCGGCTAACCTTGACGGGCAGAGAAGAATCCTGAATCACTCTATTCAATATTCCAATGAAAGAAAGCAGTTTGGTGTTTCTATTTCAACTTTCGGAGCGATCCGTAAGAAAATTGCTGAAATGGCAACCGGTGTTTTCGTAAGCGAAGCTGGATCTTACCGCCTGGCGAAAAATGTTGAAGATAAAATTGCAGAGCTGGTTGCCGGCGGAATGGATCACCAGCAGGCTGAATTAAAAGGCGTTGAAGAATTTGCTGTGGAAGCTTCTATTCTTAAAGTATTCGTTTCCGATCTTACTCAGAATACGGCAGATGAAGGAATCCAGATTTACGGGGGAATGGGATTCTCCGAAGACACCCCAATGGAAGCGGCATGGAGAGATGCGAGAATCGGAAGAATTTATGAAGGGACCAACGAAATCAACAGGCTGCTTGCGGTAGGAATGTTAATCAAAAGGGCTATGAAAGGAGAATTGGATTTATTATCTCCGGCCATGGCCGTCAGCAAAGAACTGATGGGCATTCCATCTTTTGAAGTTCCGGATTATTCTGAATTCATGAGCGAAGAAAAAGCGATTATCGCTAATCTTAAAAAGGTCTTCCTGATGGTTTCAGGAGCGGCTCTTCAGAAATATATGATGGATATCGAGAAGCAACAGCATTTATTACTGAATGCCTCTGAAATTCTGAACCAGATCTACATGGCAGAGTCTGCCGTTCTGAGAGCTGAAAAACACTTTTCAGCCGGTTCTGTGGAAGCGGCCATGGCTCAGCTGAACCTTTATAAAGCGATTGAAAAAATCATCAGTTCTGCTAAAGAAGGAATCGTTTCTTTTGCCGAAGGTGACGAACAGAGAATGATGCTTTCCGGACTAAGAAGATTTACAAAATATACGAATCATCCGAATGTAGTGGCACTGACTGAAAAGGTAGCCGCTCATTATATTGGAAAAGGAGCCTACTAG
- a CDS encoding four helix bundle protein: MHNFRELEVWKKSILLCKQYYIISKNFPKDELLGLTSQSRRSLYSISSNIAEGAGRDTNPQFCQFLNIALGSSFEFETQIIIASDLEFIKKEDFDSLMTEIRHVQNMIIKLKQNYSK, encoded by the coding sequence ATGCATAATTTTAGGGAACTGGAAGTTTGGAAAAAGTCGATTTTGCTTTGTAAGCAGTATTATATTATTTCTAAAAACTTTCCCAAGGATGAATTATTGGGACTGACTTCACAGTCAAGAAGGAGTCTTTATTCAATTTCTTCAAATATTGCAGAAGGAGCAGGAAGAGATACCAATCCTCAATTTTGTCAATTTTTAAACATTGCATTAGGTTCGTCTTTTGAATTTGAAACGCAGATTATAATAGCGTCCGATCTCGAATTCATTAAAAAAGAAGATTTTGACTCACTAATGACAGAAATCAGACATGTTCAAAACATGATTATCAAACTAAAACAAAATTACTCTAAATAA
- a CDS encoding four helix bundle protein codes for MSFKEDNLIQIKTFDFALKIIKFYTQCKAQNEFILSKQILRCGTSIGANVEEGIAAQSKKDFISKLSIANKEARETRYWLRLYQSSDLVQIDINSYLKEIESIINILTKIIKTSSENL; via the coding sequence ATGAGTTTTAAGGAAGATAATCTGATCCAGATAAAAACATTTGACTTTGCACTGAAAATTATTAAATTTTATACTCAATGTAAAGCTCAAAATGAATTTATACTATCAAAACAGATTCTTCGTTGTGGCACTTCGATTGGAGCAAATGTTGAAGAAGGAATTGCGGCTCAGTCTAAGAAAGATTTTATCTCGAAACTTTCTATTGCAAACAAAGAAGCAAGAGAAACACGATATTGGTTAAGACTTTATCAATCTTCAGACTTGGTGCAGATTGATATTAATTCTTATTTAAAGGAAATTGAAAGTATAATTAATATTCTGACCAAGATCATTAAAACTTCATCTGAAAATTTATAA